From Candidatus Thermokryptus mobilis, the proteins below share one genomic window:
- a CDS encoding efflux RND transporter periplasmic adaptor subunit: MANNNNKRRKRRLIFAVLLGLIVVVSVVVGILSGGREKVVAVQVERVQRRDITQIVTGTGKIQPEVEVKISAEVSGEIVELPVKVGQKVKKGQLLVKIKPDFYVARKEAMEANLKSALAQLDIAKANLSKAESEFKRAEELYAKKLISDAEYEAARTAYTVAKAQYASTSSAVEQARASLKQAQEDLAKTVIYSPIDGIVTQLNAEVGERVVGTSQMAGTVIMVVADLSKMEARVDISEVDVVHVSIGDTAILSVDAFPERKFKGVVYEISNAAKTKGLGTQEEVVNFEVKIKILDKETALRPGMSVTADIETEKKYNVLAVPIQSVTVRSLKKSAGERNPDSENGKNSKDDIVEVVFIVENGVSKMVPVKRGISGETYVEIVDGLKGDEEIVVGSFKAINRELEDGVKVKILKAKK, translated from the coding sequence ATGGCTAACAACAATAATAAACGAAGGAAAAGGCGTTTAATTTTTGCTGTTCTCTTGGGGCTTATCGTCGTTGTGTCGGTAGTTGTAGGCATTTTAAGTGGTGGTAGGGAAAAAGTTGTAGCGGTTCAGGTTGAGAGGGTTCAAAGGAGAGATATAACTCAAATTGTGACTGGGACGGGTAAAATCCAGCCGGAGGTTGAGGTGAAGATAAGTGCTGAGGTGAGCGGTGAGATAGTTGAATTGCCGGTCAAGGTTGGGCAAAAAGTTAAAAAGGGTCAATTACTTGTTAAGATCAAACCGGATTTTTATGTTGCGAGGAAAGAGGCGATGGAGGCGAATTTAAAATCTGCTTTAGCTCAGCTTGATATAGCCAAGGCAAATCTTTCAAAAGCGGAATCGGAGTTCAAGCGGGCTGAGGAACTTTACGCTAAGAAGTTGATTTCGGATGCTGAATATGAAGCAGCGAGGACAGCTTATACGGTTGCAAAGGCGCAATACGCTTCTACATCCTCTGCTGTTGAACAAGCAAGGGCTTCTTTAAAACAGGCGCAAGAGGACCTCGCAAAGACAGTTATTTATTCGCCCATTGATGGCATCGTGACTCAACTTAATGCTGAGGTTGGAGAAAGGGTCGTTGGGACAAGCCAAATGGCTGGAACTGTTATCATGGTTGTAGCTGATCTGTCAAAGATGGAGGCAAGGGTTGATATAAGTGAGGTTGATGTTGTTCATGTTTCAATTGGAGATACGGCGATACTTTCCGTTGATGCTTTTCCGGAGAGAAAATTTAAGGGTGTTGTTTATGAGATTTCAAACGCTGCGAAAACGAAAGGATTGGGGACACAGGAGGAGGTTGTGAATTTTGAAGTTAAAATAAAGATACTTGACAAGGAAACGGCTTTGCGCCCAGGGATGTCAGTGACAGCTGATATAGAAACAGAAAAGAAGTATAATGTGCTTGCTGTTCCGATTCAATCAGTAACGGTTAGGTCTTTGAAAAAGTCGGCTGGCGAGCGGAATCCTGATTCTGAAAATGGAAAGAATTCAAAGGATGATATTGTTGAAGTCGTTTTTATCGTTGAAAACGGAGTTTCAAAGATGGTTCCCGTTAAACGTGGGATAAGTGGAGAAACTTATGTTGAGATAGTTGATGGGTTGAAAGGCGATGAGGAGATAGTTGTTGGAAGTTTCAAAGCGATAAACAGGGAGCTTGAAGACGGGGTTAAGGTTAAAATTTTGAAGGCGAAAAAATAG
- a CDS encoding winged helix-turn-helix domain-containing protein translates to MKGELDEIIHQPTRTKIMASLYTLGEGGEIEFIALRDLLGLSDGNLSSHLSKLEEAGYVKIRKTFEGKKPKTYISLTAKGRKAFENYISVLKKMFEGEKF, encoded by the coding sequence ATGAAGGGTGAACTTGATGAGATAATTCATCAGCCGACGAGAACAAAGATAATGGCTTCGCTTTACACGCTTGGTGAAGGTGGAGAGATTGAGTTTATTGCCTTGAGGGATTTGCTTGGTCTTTCGGATGGGAATCTGTCCTCACACTTGAGCAAGCTTGAAGAGGCAGGATATGTCAAAATTAGAAAGACATTTGAGGGAAAGAAACCGAAGACATATATCTCTTTGACCGCAAAGGGGAGAAAAGCTTTTGAAAATTATATCTCGGTTCTAAAGAAGATGTTTGAAGGTGAAAAATTTTAA
- a CDS encoding TolC family protein: protein MRRLFFFLILFFGISFSQGKKVLTLNDCVKIALENNTEIKRAEYSVQSQSASVLQAYGVFLPNLNLSGNWNRTRRESDLTFIPGLGTVPFRTSQTLNSFSTSVSTSILLFNGFANFASLSRARSSYLSADYNLRRTMQTVVFQTQQLYLNVLRNKQLLKVAQDNLKRSQRQLERILEANRVGSVSLADVYKQEVQVGNDELQLIRTQANYDKAKADLLVYLGLIPTDEYEFEDPSIQLEIDTTEFSALRERIKNLDELIAVALDRRPDYRGSISNLNSARSGVTVAMSGYMPTVSASAVFNLNSNEFKTLPNNRSIGWGINISFPIFDRFQLQTQVQQAKINVKNAEVQLEQVKRQITADVKKAILDIESAMKQLEVAQRQVKSAELDLKTAEEKYNIGAGTLLDLLIATANYTSAISAQVNAVYDYIIAKAQLQYALGEFDF, encoded by the coding sequence ATGCGTAGGTTGTTTTTCTTTTTGATTTTATTTTTCGGGATTTCGTTCTCACAGGGGAAGAAGGTTTTGACGCTTAATGATTGCGTTAAAATAGCTTTGGAAAACAATACGGAGATAAAACGAGCTGAGTATTCTGTTCAGTCCCAATCTGCAAGCGTTTTGCAGGCATATGGGGTATTTCTTCCAAATTTGAATTTGAGCGGGAACTGGAACAGGACACGGAGGGAGTCGGATTTGACATTTATCCCTGGGCTTGGGACAGTTCCTTTCAGGACATCGCAGACATTGAATTCTTTTTCAACGAGTGTCAGCACGAGCATTTTGCTTTTCAATGGATTTGCAAATTTTGCTTCATTGAGTAGGGCGAGGTCAAGTTATCTTTCCGCTGATTACAATTTGAGGAGAACGATGCAGACGGTGGTTTTTCAGACACAACAACTTTATCTTAATGTTTTGAGGAATAAACAACTGTTGAAGGTTGCGCAGGATAATTTGAAAAGGAGTCAGAGACAGCTTGAGAGGATATTGGAGGCAAATCGTGTTGGGTCTGTGTCGCTTGCGGATGTTTATAAGCAGGAGGTTCAGGTTGGAAATGACGAGCTTCAATTGATACGGACGCAGGCAAATTATGATAAGGCGAAGGCGGATTTGCTTGTTTATCTTGGGTTGATACCGACGGATGAGTATGAGTTTGAAGATCCCTCAATCCAGCTTGAGATTGACACAACGGAGTTCAGCGCGTTGAGGGAGAGGATAAAAAATCTTGATGAGTTAATTGCGGTTGCACTTGATAGAAGACCTGATTATAGGGGTTCGATTTCAAATTTGAATTCTGCGAGGTCTGGGGTGACTGTTGCTATGTCGGGTTATATGCCGACGGTTTCAGCTTCGGCGGTTTTTAATTTGAACAGCAATGAGTTTAAGACATTGCCGAACAATCGCTCAATTGGTTGGGGGATAAATATAAGCTTCCCAATATTTGACCGTTTTCAGTTACAGACACAAGTTCAGCAGGCGAAGATAAATGTTAAAAATGCAGAGGTTCAACTTGAACAGGTAAAGAGGCAGATAACTGCTGATGTTAAAAAGGCGATACTTGACATTGAATCCGCGATGAAACAACTTGAAGTTGCACAAAGACAGGTCAAGTCAGCTGAACTTGATTTGAAAACGGCTGAGGAAAAATATAACATTGGGGCTGGGACATTGCTTGACCTTTTGATAGCGACGGCTAATTATACTTCCGCTATAAGTGCGCAAGTGAACGCAGTTTATGATTACATAATTGCCAAAGCACAACTTCAATATGCGCTTGGTGAATTTGATTTTTAA